One genomic segment of Ricinus communis isolate WT05 ecotype wild-type chromosome 5, ASM1957865v1, whole genome shotgun sequence includes these proteins:
- the LOC8283267 gene encoding ABC transporter F family member 4 isoform X6 has product MVSDSDLVTRLREILQDSDLNTATAGSVRRKLEEVFGVDLSDRKAFIREQIDSYLETLENDNKEDEEEDKPENEMHNEEENENENDAAEENEKQEENDENEQSEESERSKKAKKRGGGFTMLCSLSPQLHKFVGVSELARTEVVKKLWAYIRENDLQDPKNRRIIKCDEALRDLFRVNSINMFQMNKALSKHIWPLTAQAENEKLKAKDEDGDDSVSDSEASNDPGKEEEDEEGSVSEGSNDPSKEEEDEEEKMEEDEEEEEDNKRSKKGRATKVNKDVKKRGGGFTKLCSLSPQLQEFIGESKSARTEVVKKLWVYIRENNLQDPKNRRIILCDESLRALFRVDSINMFQMNKVLSKHIWPLNEEEENEKLKAKDEEGNDSVSEASNGSGKEGEDEEEKSEEDEEEEEGDKEEEEAVEKEDSERSKKGGATKVDKDVKKRGGGFTKLCSLSPQLQEFTGESELARTEVVKKLWIYIRENNLQDPKNKRNILCDESLRTLFRVDCINMFQMNKVLSKHIWPLDEEDAAENSLQKERRSKQQREEDSDEPKQKEKRQKKGVSGLLVPLPLSDPLVKFIGTGENELSRADVVKRIWGYIKQNDLQDPSDKRRILCDDKLKELFEVDSFNGFSVSKLLTAHFIKMEHAGVLSS; this is encoded by the exons ATGGTTTCAGATTCGGACCTCGTGACCCGACTTCGCGAAATTCTCCAGGACTCTGACCTTAACACGGCCACCGCTGGCAGTGTCCGCCGGAAACTGGAGGAAGTTTTCGGCGTTGATTTATCGGATAGGAAAGCATTTATTAGGGAACAAATCGACAGTTACCTCGAAACCCTGGAGAATGACAATAAGGAAGACGAAGAAGAAGACAAACCAGAGAATGAAATGcacaatgaagaagaaaatgaaaatgaaaacgATGCCgctgaagaaaatgaaaaacaagaagaaaatgatgaaaacGAGCAGAGTGAGGAGAGTGAAAg GTCAAAAAAGGCAAAGAAAAGGGGAGGTGGATTTACCATGCTTTGTAGCCTCTCTCCACAGCTTCATAAGTTTGTTGGGGTCTCTGAATTAGCTAGAACTGAG GTTGTGAAGAAACTTTGGGCCTATATCCGGGAGAATGATTTGCAGGACCCAAAGAATAGGCGGATTATAAAATGTGATGAAGCATTGCGTGATCTTTTTCGTGTAAATTCGATTAATATGTTTCAAATGAATAAGGCCCTCTCCAAGCATATTTGGCCATTAACCGCACAAGCtg AAAATGAGAAGCTGAAGGCAAAAGATGAAGATGGTGATGATTCTGTATCAGACTCAGAGGCATCTAATGACCCTGGcaaggaagaggaagatgaagaggGTTCCGTGTCGGAGGGATCTAATGACCCCAgcaaagaagaggaagatgaagaagagaaaatggAAGAGGAcgaagaagaggaagaggataATAAAAGAAGCAAGAAAGGAAG GGCTACTAAGGTGAATAAGGATGTTAAGAAAAGAGGAGGCGGCTTCACGAAATTGTGTagcctttctccacaacttcaaGAGTTCATTGGAGAGTCAAAATCGGCCAGAACAGAG GTTGTGAAAAAGCTTTGGGTCTATATCCGGGAGAACAACTTACAAGATCCAAAGAATAGACGGATTATATTATGTGACGAATCATTGCGAGCTCTTTTTCGTGTTGATTCCATTAATATGTTTCAAATGAATAAAGTTTTGTCCAAGCACATATGGCCATTAAATGAGGAGGAAG AAAATGAGAAGCTGAAGGCAAAAGATGAAGAGGGTAATGATTCTGTGTCAGAAGCATCTAATGGCTCTGGAAAAGAAGgggaagatgaagaagagaaaagtGAAGAGGAcgaagaagaggaggagggAGAcaaagaggaagaggaagcaGTGGAGAAAGAGGATAGTGAAAGAAGCAAGAAAGGAGG GGCTACTAAGGTGGATAAAGATGTAAAGAAAAGAGGAGGTGGCTTCACTAAATTGTGCAgtctttctccacaacttcaaGAGTTCACTGGAGAGTCTGAATTAGCCAGAACAGAG GTTGTGAAGAAGCTTTGGATCTATATCAGGGAGAACAATTTACAAGATCCAAagaataaaaggaatatattatGTGATGAATCATTGCGCACACTTTTTCGGGTTGATTGTATTAATATGTTTCAAATGAATAAGGTGTTGTCCAAGCACATATGGCCATTAGATGAGGAGGATG CAGCAGAAAACTCATTACAAAAAGAGAGACGAAGTAAGCAACAGAGAGAAGAAG ATTCAGATGAGCCAAAACAGAAGGAAAAACGCCAGAAGAAAGGAGTTTCTGGTCTTCTTGTTCCCCTTCCACTCTCAGATCCTCTTGTAAAATTTATTGGCACTGGCGAAAATGAATTATCTCGGGCAGATGTTGTAAAGCGAATATGGGGATACATAAAACAAAATGATCTGCAG GATCCATCTGACAAGCGGAGAATCCTATGTGATGATAagctaaaagaattatttgagGTTGACTCATTCAATGGCTTCTCAGTCTCAAAGCTCCTGACGGCTCATTTCATTAAAATGGAACA TGCAGGGGTGTTATCCTCCTAG
- the LOC8283267 gene encoding ABC transporter F family member 4 isoform X7 has translation MVSDSDLVTRLREILQDSDLNTATAGSVRRKLEEVFGVDLSDRKAFIREQIDSYLETLENDNKEDEEEDKPENEMHNEEENENENDAAEENEKQEENDENEQSEESERSKKAKKRGGGFTMLCSLSPQLHKFVGVSELARTEVVKKLWAYIRENDLQDPKNRRIIKCDEALRDLFRVNSINMFQMNKALSKHIWPLTAQAENEKLKAKDEDGDDSVSDSEASNDPGKEEEDEEGSVSEGSNDPSKEEEDEEEKMEEDEEEEEDNKRSKKGRATKVNKDVKKRGGGFTKLCSLSPQLQEFIGESKSARTEVVKKLWVYIRENNLQDPKNRRIILCDESLRALFRVDSINMFQMNKVLSKHIWPLNEEEENEKLKAKDEEGNDSVSEASNGSGKEGEDEEEKSEEDEEEEEGDKEEEEAVEKEDSERSKKGGATKVDKDVKKRGGGFTKLCSLSPQLQEFTGESELARTEVVKKLWIYIRENNLQDPKNKRNILCDESLRTLFRVDCINMFQMNKVLSKHIWPLDEEDAAENSLQKERRSKQQREEDSDEPKQKEKRQKKGVSGLLVPLPLSDPLVKFIGTGENELSRADVVKRIWGYIKQNDLQDPSDKRRILCDDKLKELFEVDSFNGFSVSKLLTAHFIKMEQ, from the exons ATGGTTTCAGATTCGGACCTCGTGACCCGACTTCGCGAAATTCTCCAGGACTCTGACCTTAACACGGCCACCGCTGGCAGTGTCCGCCGGAAACTGGAGGAAGTTTTCGGCGTTGATTTATCGGATAGGAAAGCATTTATTAGGGAACAAATCGACAGTTACCTCGAAACCCTGGAGAATGACAATAAGGAAGACGAAGAAGAAGACAAACCAGAGAATGAAATGcacaatgaagaagaaaatgaaaatgaaaacgATGCCgctgaagaaaatgaaaaacaagaagaaaatgatgaaaacGAGCAGAGTGAGGAGAGTGAAAg GTCAAAAAAGGCAAAGAAAAGGGGAGGTGGATTTACCATGCTTTGTAGCCTCTCTCCACAGCTTCATAAGTTTGTTGGGGTCTCTGAATTAGCTAGAACTGAG GTTGTGAAGAAACTTTGGGCCTATATCCGGGAGAATGATTTGCAGGACCCAAAGAATAGGCGGATTATAAAATGTGATGAAGCATTGCGTGATCTTTTTCGTGTAAATTCGATTAATATGTTTCAAATGAATAAGGCCCTCTCCAAGCATATTTGGCCATTAACCGCACAAGCtg AAAATGAGAAGCTGAAGGCAAAAGATGAAGATGGTGATGATTCTGTATCAGACTCAGAGGCATCTAATGACCCTGGcaaggaagaggaagatgaagaggGTTCCGTGTCGGAGGGATCTAATGACCCCAgcaaagaagaggaagatgaagaagagaaaatggAAGAGGAcgaagaagaggaagaggataATAAAAGAAGCAAGAAAGGAAG GGCTACTAAGGTGAATAAGGATGTTAAGAAAAGAGGAGGCGGCTTCACGAAATTGTGTagcctttctccacaacttcaaGAGTTCATTGGAGAGTCAAAATCGGCCAGAACAGAG GTTGTGAAAAAGCTTTGGGTCTATATCCGGGAGAACAACTTACAAGATCCAAAGAATAGACGGATTATATTATGTGACGAATCATTGCGAGCTCTTTTTCGTGTTGATTCCATTAATATGTTTCAAATGAATAAAGTTTTGTCCAAGCACATATGGCCATTAAATGAGGAGGAAG AAAATGAGAAGCTGAAGGCAAAAGATGAAGAGGGTAATGATTCTGTGTCAGAAGCATCTAATGGCTCTGGAAAAGAAGgggaagatgaagaagagaaaagtGAAGAGGAcgaagaagaggaggagggAGAcaaagaggaagaggaagcaGTGGAGAAAGAGGATAGTGAAAGAAGCAAGAAAGGAGG GGCTACTAAGGTGGATAAAGATGTAAAGAAAAGAGGAGGTGGCTTCACTAAATTGTGCAgtctttctccacaacttcaaGAGTTCACTGGAGAGTCTGAATTAGCCAGAACAGAG GTTGTGAAGAAGCTTTGGATCTATATCAGGGAGAACAATTTACAAGATCCAAagaataaaaggaatatattatGTGATGAATCATTGCGCACACTTTTTCGGGTTGATTGTATTAATATGTTTCAAATGAATAAGGTGTTGTCCAAGCACATATGGCCATTAGATGAGGAGGATG CAGCAGAAAACTCATTACAAAAAGAGAGACGAAGTAAGCAACAGAGAGAAGAAG ATTCAGATGAGCCAAAACAGAAGGAAAAACGCCAGAAGAAAGGAGTTTCTGGTCTTCTTGTTCCCCTTCCACTCTCAGATCCTCTTGTAAAATTTATTGGCACTGGCGAAAATGAATTATCTCGGGCAGATGTTGTAAAGCGAATATGGGGATACATAAAACAAAATGATCTGCAG GATCCATCTGACAAGCGGAGAATCCTATGTGATGATAagctaaaagaattatttgagGTTGACTCATTCAATGGCTTCTCAGTCTCAAAGCTCCTGACGGCTCATTTCATTAAAATGGAACAGTGA